In one Pseudomonas sp. SG20056 genomic region, the following are encoded:
- a CDS encoding homoserine kinase — protein sequence MSVFTPLERHELEVFLAPYGLGRLRDFQGIAAGSENSNFFVSLEQGEFVLTLIERGPSADLPFFIELLDVLHDAGLPVPYALRTTSGEALRSLAEKPALLQPRLAGKHVHEANPHHCQEVGALLARIHLATRNQPLPRKSDRGLDWMLAEGPSLALTLPDEHLPLLRDALAEIHTLKPRILALPLANLHADLFRDNVLFDGNHLAGVIDFYNACSGPMLYDLAIALNDWCSRDDGSLDSKRAQALLGAYAGLRAFTAAEAELWPAMLRIACVRFWLSRLIAAESFAGQEVLIHDPAEFQRRLAQRQQVDLALPFAF from the coding sequence ATGTCGGTGTTTACCCCGCTTGAGCGCCACGAGCTCGAGGTGTTTCTCGCCCCCTATGGTCTGGGTCGCTTGCGCGACTTCCAGGGCATTGCTGCGGGTAGCGAGAACAGCAATTTCTTCGTCAGCCTGGAGCAGGGCGAATTCGTTCTGACCCTGATCGAGCGCGGCCCAAGCGCCGACCTGCCGTTCTTTATCGAATTGCTCGACGTATTGCACGACGCTGGCCTGCCCGTTCCTTACGCCCTGCGCACGACCAGCGGCGAGGCGCTGCGCAGCCTGGCAGAAAAGCCGGCGCTGCTGCAGCCGCGCCTGGCCGGCAAGCATGTACATGAGGCCAACCCGCATCACTGCCAGGAAGTCGGTGCACTGCTGGCGCGCATCCACCTGGCCACGCGCAATCAGCCACTGCCGCGCAAGAGTGATCGGGGACTGGACTGGATGCTCGCCGAAGGCCCAAGCCTGGCCCTGACGTTGCCTGATGAACACTTGCCACTGCTGCGCGATGCACTGGCGGAGATCCACACGCTCAAGCCGCGCATTCTTGCGCTGCCGCTGGCCAACCTGCATGCCGACCTGTTCCGCGACAACGTGCTATTCGATGGTAACCACCTGGCCGGGGTGATCGACTTCTACAACGCCTGCTCGGGCCCGATGCTCTATGACCTGGCGATTGCCCTGAACGACTGGTGCTCGCGGGATGACGGCAGCCTGGACAGCAAGCGCGCGCAGGCACTGCTCGGTGCCTACGCCGGCTTGCGGGCATTTACTGCGGCCGAAGCCGAACTGTGGCCGGCCATGCTGCGTATCGCCTGTGTGCGCTTCTGGCTGTCACGCCTGATCGCCGCCGAATCCTTCGCCGGCCAGGAAGTGCTGATCCACGACCCGGCAGAATTCCAGCGTCGCCTGGCACAGCGTCAGCAGGTGGATCTAGCGCTGCCGTTCGCTTTCTAG
- a CDS encoding methionine ABC transporter ATP-binding protein, whose amino-acid sequence MINFHQVHKAYRVSGQDIPALQPSDLQIARGEVFGIIGHSGAGKSTLLRLINRLEQPSGGRIEIDGEDVTALDATGLRRFRQQVGMIFQHFNLLSSKTVADNVALPLKLAGELPRSAINARVTELLARVGLQDHANKYPAQLSGGQKQRVGIARALATEPKILLCDEATSALDPQTTASVLQLLAEINRELNLTIVLITHEMDVIRRVCDRVAVMDAGVIVESGPVAEVFLHPQHATTKRFVQEAEQIDENEQHDDFAHVTGRILRLTFQGEATYAPLLGTVARETGVDYSILAGRIDRIKDTPYGQLTLALTGGDLDAALARFEAADVHLEVLR is encoded by the coding sequence GTGATCAATTTTCACCAGGTCCACAAGGCGTATCGCGTCAGTGGTCAGGACATCCCCGCGTTGCAACCGAGCGATCTGCAGATTGCCCGGGGCGAAGTGTTCGGCATCATCGGCCATTCCGGCGCTGGCAAAAGCACCCTGCTGCGTCTGATCAACCGTCTGGAGCAGCCTTCCGGCGGGCGTATCGAGATCGACGGCGAAGACGTCACCGCGCTCGATGCCACAGGTCTGCGGCGCTTTCGCCAGCAGGTCGGAATGATCTTCCAGCACTTCAATCTGCTCTCATCGAAGACCGTTGCCGATAACGTCGCTCTGCCGCTGAAACTGGCCGGCGAGCTGCCGCGCAGTGCGATCAATGCCCGCGTGACGGAGTTGCTGGCCCGCGTCGGTCTGCAGGATCACGCCAACAAGTACCCGGCGCAGCTCTCCGGCGGACAGAAACAGCGCGTCGGCATTGCCCGCGCCCTGGCCACCGAGCCGAAGATTCTGCTGTGCGACGAGGCCACCAGCGCCCTCGACCCGCAGACCACCGCCTCGGTGTTGCAGCTGCTGGCCGAGATCAACCGCGAGCTGAACCTGACCATCGTACTGATCACCCACGAGATGGACGTGATCCGCCGCGTGTGTGACCGCGTTGCTGTCATGGATGCCGGCGTGATTGTCGAATCCGGCCCGGTGGCCGAGGTGTTTCTGCACCCGCAACACGCCACCACCAAGCGCTTTGTGCAGGAAGCCGAGCAGATCGACGAGAACGAACAGCATGACGATTTCGCCCATGTCACCGGGCGCATCCTGCGCCTGACCTTCCAGGGCGAGGCAACCTACGCGCCGCTGCTTGGCACCGTGGCCCGCGAAACCGGAGTGGATTACAGCATCCTCGCGGGGCGTATCGACCGCATCAAGGACACCCCCTACGGCCAGCTGACCCTGGCCCTGACCGGCGGAGATCTCGACGCCGCGCTGGCGCGTTTCGAAGCCGCCGACGTTCATCTGGAGGTGCTGCGCTAA
- the znuC gene encoding zinc ABC transporter ATP-binding protein ZnuC gives MSDTLIRLTGVGVTFAGQNVLQDVQLSVKPGEIVTLIGPNGAGKTTLVRAVLGLLKPDSGSVWRKPKLRVGYMPQKLHVDATLPLSVLRFLRLVPGVSRADVQDALAEVGAEQVIDSPLQSISGGELQRVLLARALLRKPELLVLDEPVQGVDVAGQAELYRLITQLRDRHGCGVLMVSHDLHLVMSTTDQVVCLNRHVCCSGHPEQVSFDPAFVELFGEDAKSLAVYTHHHDHEHDLHGAVVTETPTGLSIKGPVKPHIHGDGCKHG, from the coding sequence ATGAGCGACACCCTGATCCGCCTCACCGGAGTGGGCGTGACCTTCGCCGGGCAGAATGTGCTGCAGGATGTACAGCTCAGCGTAAAGCCGGGGGAAATCGTCACACTGATCGGCCCCAACGGCGCCGGTAAAACCACGCTGGTGCGCGCTGTACTCGGCCTGCTCAAGCCGGACAGCGGCAGCGTCTGGCGCAAGCCCAAACTGCGCGTCGGCTATATGCCGCAGAAGCTGCATGTGGATGCCACCCTGCCGCTCTCGGTGCTGCGCTTTCTACGCCTGGTGCCGGGCGTCAGCCGCGCGGATGTGCAGGATGCGTTGGCCGAAGTGGGCGCGGAACAGGTCATCGACAGCCCGCTGCAAAGCATCTCCGGCGGCGAACTGCAGCGCGTGCTGCTGGCCCGCGCCCTGCTGCGCAAGCCGGAACTACTGGTGCTGGATGAGCCGGTACAGGGCGTCGACGTGGCCGGCCAGGCCGAGTTGTACCGCCTGATCACCCAGCTGCGTGACCGTCATGGCTGCGGCGTGCTGATGGTCTCGCATGACCTGCATCTGGTGATGAGCACCACCGATCAGGTGGTCTGCCTCAACCGTCACGTCTGCTGTTCTGGGCACCCGGAGCAGGTCAGCTTCGATCCGGCCTTTGTCGAGCTGTTCGGCGAGGACGCCAAGAGCCTGGCCGTCTACACCCACCACCATGACCATGAGCATGATTTGCATGGCGCGGTGGTCACTGAAACACCTACGGGCCTGAGCATCAAAGGCCCGGTAAAACCGCATATCCACGGAGATGGCTGCAAGCATGGCTGA
- a CDS encoding DUF2782 domain-containing protein — MRALNRLLLASLLAFTTLVAHAEDPVSANPDVTIRQDGDRTIHEYRVNGFLYAVKVIPKGGKPYFLVRADGSDGNFVRSDSPDMLIPAWEIFSW, encoded by the coding sequence ATGCGCGCACTCAATCGCCTGTTGCTCGCCAGCCTGCTGGCATTCACCACCCTGGTCGCCCATGCCGAGGATCCGGTTTCGGCCAACCCGGATGTAACCATTCGCCAGGACGGCGACCGCACCATCCATGAATACCGGGTCAACGGTTTTCTCTACGCGGTCAAGGTCATCCCTAAAGGCGGCAAGCCGTACTTCCTGGTACGCGCCGATGGCAGCGATGGCAACTTCGTCCGCTCGGACAGCCCGGATATGTTGATTCCGGCCTGGGAAATTTTCAGCTGGTAA
- the znuA gene encoding zinc ABC transporter substrate-binding protein ZnuA: MLRLFPAFALLFITFPLSFAVHADVHVLTSIKPLQLIAAAVQDGVGQPDVLLPPGASPHHYALRPSDVRRVRDADLLYWIGPDLESFLPRVLAGRDKPSVAVQDVPGMSLRHFGDSHAQHAEHQDDHADHADHADHADHADHADHADADQHDHAHRPGSLDAHLWLLPANARVIAGKIATDLAQADPANAARYQANAKAFGARLDALDQRLKTRLNGLAGKPYFVFHEAYDYFEAAYGLKHAGVFSVLGEVQPGARHVAAMRERLQQAGPSCVFSEPPFRPRLAQTLTAGLPVTLAELDAMGGALPVDAGGYEALLENMAGELAGCLEAL, translated from the coding sequence GTGTTGCGTCTTTTTCCAGCTTTTGCCCTGTTGTTTATCACTTTTCCCCTGAGTTTCGCGGTTCACGCCGATGTGCACGTGCTGACCAGCATCAAGCCGCTGCAGCTGATTGCCGCTGCTGTGCAGGATGGCGTTGGCCAGCCCGATGTACTGCTGCCGCCGGGCGCTTCACCGCACCACTATGCGCTGCGCCCCTCCGATGTGCGCCGGGTGCGCGATGCCGATCTGCTGTACTGGATCGGCCCGGATCTGGAAAGCTTTCTGCCGCGTGTGCTGGCCGGGCGTGATAAGCCGAGTGTGGCGGTGCAGGATGTTCCGGGTATGTCCTTGCGTCATTTTGGCGACAGCCATGCGCAACACGCCGAGCATCAGGATGATCACGCAGATCACGCAGATCACGCAGATCACGCAGATCACGCAGATCACGCAGATCATGCCGACGCCGACCAGCATGACCACGCCCACCGCCCCGGCAGCCTGGATGCGCACCTCTGGTTGCTGCCGGCCAATGCCCGGGTGATTGCCGGCAAGATCGCCACCGACCTGGCGCAAGCCGATCCGGCCAATGCCGCGCGTTATCAGGCCAATGCCAAGGCATTCGGCGCGCGTCTGGATGCGCTGGATCAGCGCCTGAAAACCCGCCTGAATGGCCTGGCGGGCAAGCCCTACTTCGTTTTCCACGAAGCCTATGACTACTTCGAGGCCGCCTATGGCCTCAAGCATGCCGGCGTGTTCAGCGTACTGGGTGAAGTACAGCCGGGCGCCCGGCATGTGGCCGCCATGCGCGAGCGCTTGCAGCAGGCTGGGCCGAGTTGTGTGTTCAGTGAGCCGCCATTCCGCCCACGTCTGGCGCAAACCCTGACCGCCGGCCTGCCGGTCACTCTGGCTGAGTTGGACGCCATGGGCGGCGCTTTACCAGTGGATGCTGGCGGCTACGAAGCCCTGCTGGAAAACATGGCGGGCGAATTGGCAGGGTGTCTCGAAGCGCTGTAG
- a CDS encoding PA5502 family lipoprotein — protein sequence MKSFVFRGFALSLVLLLAGCQSAPQQPANLPVDDLVSAFRQLDQSLASGDLSSAESQLGSLQQRAAGDTRLEQYQRQLAEAHLQQGQKALQSGDLDNATKALSRARSLMPQAPALTTGLDGAIAKAREAELAATEQRRRAAEQAAAQAEAARLEQARQLRLAAERQAAAIQATQLPNTPPAEEPAPAKPQARLINPAAASSVIGMPMLDNQDNERLRSLLDGVAADMVAFNCAVRIEVRQAKDFPWVASLLNARIKRLDPSFSPRMSQVIKPAQVPQLVLSPQR from the coding sequence ATGAAATCGTTCGTTTTCCGTGGTTTTGCCCTGAGCCTGGTTCTGCTGCTGGCCGGCTGCCAAAGTGCGCCGCAGCAACCGGCCAACCTGCCGGTGGATGACCTGGTCAGCGCTTTTCGCCAGCTCGACCAGAGCCTGGCCAGTGGCGACCTGAGCAGCGCCGAAAGCCAGCTCGGCAGCCTGCAGCAACGCGCCGCCGGCGATACCCGCCTGGAGCAATACCAGCGCCAGCTCGCCGAAGCTCATCTGCAACAGGGCCAGAAAGCCCTGCAAAGCGGTGATCTGGATAACGCCACCAAAGCCCTGAGCCGCGCTCGCAGCCTGATGCCGCAGGCACCGGCACTGACCACCGGCCTGGATGGCGCCATCGCCAAGGCCCGTGAAGCCGAACTGGCCGCTACCGAACAACGTCGCCGTGCCGCCGAGCAAGCGGCTGCCCAGGCCGAAGCCGCCCGTCTGGAGCAAGCGCGCCAGTTGCGTCTGGCGGCCGAACGGCAGGCCGCCGCGATTCAGGCCACTCAGCTGCCGAATACCCCGCCAGCCGAAGAGCCCGCACCAGCCAAGCCGCAGGCGAGGCTGATCAACCCTGCTGCCGCCAGCAGCGTGATTGGCATGCCGATGCTGGATAACCAGGACAACGAGCGCCTGCGCAGCCTGCTCGACGGTGTGGCGGCAGATATGGTCGCGTTCAACTGCGCGGTGCGCATCGAAGTGCGCCAGGCCAAGGATTTCCCCTGGGTCGCCTCCCTGCTCAATGCACGGATCAAGCGCCTGGACCCGAGTTTCAGCCCGCGCATGAGCCAGGTAATCAAGCCCGCTCAAGTGCCGCAGCTGGTGCTTAGCCCGCAGCGTTAA
- the polA gene encoding DNA polymerase I, translating into MSQAPLVLVDGSSYLYRAFHALPPLTTSKGLPTGAVKGVLNMLKSLRKQYPKSPFAVVFDAKGGTFRDEMFAEYKANRPSMPDELRVQVEPLHASVRAMGYPLLCVEGVEADDVIGTLARQCAAEGRDVVISTGDKDMAQLVCPHVTLVNTMTGSVYDIDGVKAKFGVGPELIIDYLALMGDKVDNIPGVPGVGEKTALGLLVGVGGGLDVLYANLDKVSELPIRGAKTLPAKLAEHKDMAYLSYALATIKLDVPLNIAIDSLHPGEMDVPALVELYAELEFKTWRDELLRSNPAPAVQAPVAAPADDLFALAPSASAAAVLTPANSAADAPTVEAEVAELPAAAALGDYQCILEQAQFDVWLEKLRNAELIAFDTETTGLDAQKAQLVGLSFAVKAGEAAYIPVAHSYMGVPTQLDRDEVLKALKPILEDPSKAKVGQHAKYDINILANASTPIHVQGVAFDTMLESYVLDSTATRHDMDSLALKYLDHSNIRFEDIAGKGAKQLTFDQIDLAQAAPYAAEDADVTLRLHQHLWSKLSAEPSLAKVLQEIEMPLVPVLARIERQGALVDANLLGLQSNELGEKLVALERQAFDIAGEEFNLASPKQLGVILYEKLGLPVISKTAKGQASTAEAVLAELAEQDFELPKVLMQYRSLSKLKSTYTDRLPEQINPRTGRIHTSYHQAVAATGRLSSTDPNLQNIPIRTAEGRRIRQAFVAPKGYKLLAADYSQIELRIMAHLAKDESLLDAFRHGRDVHKATAAEVFGVPLEEVTSDQRRSAKAINFGLIYGMSAFGLAKQIGCDRKQAQAYIDVYFARYPGVLAYMERTREQASEQGFVETLFGRRLYLPDIHAKNQALRKGAERTAINAPMQGTAADIIKRAMVTVDNWLSESGLDAKVILQVHDELVLEVREDLVEQVSEQIKPLMGNAAALDVPLLVEVGVGDNWDEAH; encoded by the coding sequence ATGAGCCAAGCTCCTCTCGTTCTGGTTGACGGTTCGTCTTACCTTTACCGTGCCTTTCACGCCCTGCCGCCGCTGACCACCTCCAAGGGCTTGCCCACCGGTGCGGTGAAGGGCGTGCTGAACATGCTCAAGAGCCTGCGCAAGCAGTACCCGAAAAGCCCGTTTGCCGTGGTGTTTGACGCCAAGGGCGGGACCTTCCGCGATGAAATGTTCGCCGAGTACAAGGCCAATCGCCCGTCCATGCCCGATGAGCTGCGTGTGCAGGTCGAGCCGCTGCATGCCAGCGTCAGGGCCATGGGCTACCCGCTGTTGTGTGTCGAGGGCGTCGAGGCCGATGATGTGATCGGCACCCTGGCCCGCCAGTGCGCGGCCGAGGGCCGTGACGTGGTGATCTCCACCGGCGACAAGGACATGGCTCAGCTGGTTTGTCCGCACGTTACGCTGGTCAACACCATGACCGGTAGCGTCTATGACATCGATGGCGTGAAAGCGAAATTCGGTGTCGGTCCTGAGCTGATCATCGATTACCTGGCGCTGATGGGTGACAAGGTCGACAACATTCCCGGCGTGCCGGGCGTCGGCGAAAAGACCGCGCTGGGCTTGCTGGTCGGTGTCGGCGGCGGTCTGGATGTGCTCTACGCCAATCTCGACAAGGTGTCGGAATTGCCGATTCGTGGGGCCAAGACCCTGCCGGCCAAACTCGCCGAGCACAAGGACATGGCCTACCTGTCCTACGCCCTGGCGACCATCAAACTGGATGTGCCGCTGAATATCGCCATCGACTCGCTGCACCCCGGCGAGATGGATGTACCTGCACTGGTCGAGTTGTACGCCGAGCTGGAATTCAAAACCTGGCGTGATGAACTGCTGCGCAGCAATCCGGCCCCGGCGGTCCAGGCCCCGGTCGCAGCGCCGGCCGATGACCTGTTTGCTCTTGCGCCCAGCGCCAGTGCCGCTGCTGTCCTTACGCCGGCCAATTCGGCCGCTGATGCTCCGACTGTCGAGGCCGAGGTTGCCGAGTTGCCCGCAGCGGCTGCGTTGGGCGATTACCAGTGCATTCTCGAGCAGGCGCAGTTCGACGTCTGGCTAGAGAAATTGCGCAATGCTGAGTTGATTGCCTTTGACACCGAAACCACTGGCCTGGATGCACAAAAGGCTCAGTTGGTTGGCCTGTCGTTTGCGGTCAAGGCCGGCGAAGCGGCGTATATCCCGGTGGCTCACAGCTATATGGGCGTGCCGACCCAGCTGGATCGCGATGAGGTGCTCAAGGCGCTGAAGCCGATTCTCGAAGACCCGAGCAAAGCCAAGGTCGGTCAGCACGCCAAGTACGACATCAATATTCTTGCCAATGCCTCGACGCCGATCCACGTGCAGGGCGTGGCCTTCGACACCATGCTCGAATCCTATGTGCTGGATTCCACCGCAACCCGTCACGATATGGACAGCCTGGCGCTTAAGTACCTGGATCACAGCAATATCCGTTTCGAGGACATCGCTGGCAAAGGCGCCAAGCAGCTGACCTTCGACCAGATTGACCTGGCCCAGGCCGCGCCCTATGCCGCCGAAGATGCCGATGTGACCCTGCGTCTGCACCAGCACCTGTGGAGCAAACTGTCGGCCGAGCCGAGCCTGGCCAAGGTGCTGCAGGAAATCGAAATGCCACTGGTGCCGGTGCTGGCGCGTATCGAACGCCAGGGGGCGTTGGTGGATGCCAACCTGCTCGGCCTGCAAAGCAACGAATTGGGCGAAAAGCTGGTGGCCCTGGAGCGTCAGGCCTTCGACATTGCCGGTGAAGAGTTCAACCTGGCGTCACCCAAGCAGCTCGGTGTGATTCTTTACGAGAAACTCGGTCTGCCGGTCATTAGCAAAACCGCTAAGGGCCAGGCGTCGACTGCCGAAGCGGTGCTCGCCGAACTGGCCGAACAGGACTTCGAGCTGCCCAAGGTGCTGATGCAGTACCGCTCCCTGAGCAAACTGAAAAGCACCTACACCGACCGCCTGCCAGAGCAGATCAACCCGCGCACCGGGCGCATCCACACCAGTTATCACCAGGCGGTGGCGGCGACCGGACGCTTGTCGTCCACCGACCCGAACCTGCAGAACATCCCGATCCGCACCGCCGAGGGCCGGCGTATTCGCCAGGCGTTTGTCGCGCCCAAGGGCTACAAGCTGCTGGCGGCGGACTATTCGCAAATCGAGCTACGCATCATGGCCCATCTGGCCAAGGATGAGAGCCTGCTGGATGCCTTCCGCCATGGCCGCGATGTGCACAAAGCCACCGCTGCCGAAGTGTTCGGCGTGCCGTTGGAGGAGGTCACCAGTGATCAGCGCCGCAGCGCCAAGGCGATCAACTTCGGTCTGATCTACGGCATGAGCGCGTTCGGCCTGGCTAAGCAGATTGGCTGCGACCGCAAGCAGGCGCAGGCCTATATCGATGTGTATTTTGCCCGTTACCCCGGCGTGCTGGCCTATATGGAGCGCACCCGCGAGCAGGCTTCCGAGCAGGGTTTTGTCGAAACCTTGTTCGGCCGTCGCCTGTACCTGCCGGATATCCACGCGAAGAACCAGGCGCTGCGCAAAGGCGCCGAGCGCACCGCGATCAACGCGCCGATGCAGGGCACGGCGGCGGACATCATCAAGCGCGCCATGGTCACCGTGGACAACTGGCTGAGCGAATCCGGCCTGGATGCCAAAGTCATCCTGCAGGTGCACGACGAACTGGTGCTGGAAGTGCGTGAGGATCTGGTCGAGCAGGTCAGCGAGCAGATCAAGCCGCTGATGGGCAATGCCGCCGCGCTGGATGTGCCGTTGCTGGTGGAAGTGGGTGTGGGCGATAACTGGGATGAAGCCCATTGA
- a CDS encoding Fur family transcriptional regulator: MTQAPLASRPHDHSHCVSHALAEAEAICVRQGLRLTALRKRVLELVWASHKPLGAYDILGVLSDEDGRRAAPPTVYRALDFLLENGLVHRIASLNAFVGCSHPEHAHQGQFLICRSCNAAIELEQATISDAIISSAAGVGFAVESQTVEVVGLCAGCQEPT, from the coding sequence ATGACTCAAGCTCCGTTGGCCTCACGCCCACACGACCACTCCCACTGCGTCAGCCATGCCCTGGCCGAGGCTGAAGCCATCTGCGTGCGTCAGGGCCTGCGCCTGACAGCCCTGCGCAAACGCGTGCTGGAACTGGTCTGGGCCAGCCACAAGCCGCTGGGGGCCTATGACATTCTCGGCGTACTGAGCGACGAAGACGGCCGCCGCGCCGCCCCGCCCACGGTGTACCGCGCCCTGGATTTCCTCTTGGAAAACGGCCTGGTGCACCGCATCGCCTCGCTTAACGCCTTTGTCGGCTGCAGCCACCCGGAACACGCTCATCAAGGCCAGTTCCTGATTTGCCGAAGCTGCAATGCGGCCATCGAGCTGGAGCAGGCCACGATCAGCGACGCCATTATCAGCAGCGCGGCCGGGGTCGGCTTTGCCGTGGAAAGCCAGACGGTGGAAGTTGTCGGACTCTGCGCAGGCTGCCAGGAGCCGACATGA
- a CDS encoding methionine ABC transporter permease, with protein sequence MEALLTRLLPNVDWAEIGYASLDTLSMLGGSMLFTVLLGLPLGVLLFLTSPRQIFEQKAFYGFLSLLVNILRSVPFVILLIVMIPFTVIVTGTSLGVAGAIPPLVVGATPFFARLVETALREVDRGIIEATQAMGATTRQIVVNALLPEALPGIIAAITVTAITLVSYTAMSGLIGGGGLGDLAVRYGYQRYQPDVMAVTVILLLVLVQILQTVGDKLVVHFSRK encoded by the coding sequence ATGGAAGCCCTACTGACTCGTCTGCTACCCAACGTTGATTGGGCGGAAATCGGCTACGCCAGCCTGGACACCCTGAGCATGCTCGGCGGCTCCATGCTGTTTACCGTGCTGCTCGGCCTGCCGCTGGGCGTGCTGCTGTTTCTCACCAGCCCGCGGCAGATTTTCGAACAGAAAGCCTTCTACGGCTTCCTTTCGCTGCTGGTGAACATTCTGCGCTCGGTGCCGTTCGTGATCCTGCTGATCGTGATGATCCCCTTCACGGTGATCGTCACCGGCACCTCGCTGGGCGTCGCCGGGGCCATCCCACCGCTGGTAGTCGGGGCCACGCCGTTCTTCGCGCGCCTGGTGGAAACCGCACTGCGTGAAGTGGATCGCGGGATTATTGAAGCGACCCAGGCCATGGGCGCCACCACCCGGCAGATCGTGGTCAATGCGCTGCTGCCCGAAGCGCTGCCCGGCATCATCGCCGCCATCACGGTGACGGCAATTACCCTGGTGTCCTACACCGCCATGAGCGGCCTGATTGGCGGCGGCGGCCTGGGCGACCTCGCCGTGCGCTATGGCTATCAGCGTTATCAGCCGGACGTGATGGCGGTGACGGTAATCCTGCTGCTGGTGCTGGTCCAGATTCTACAAACCGTCGGCGACAAGCTGGTGGTGCATTTTTCCCGCAAATAA
- the znuB gene encoding zinc ABC transporter permease subunit ZnuB, protein MADFLLNALLAGLALALVAGPLGSFVVWRRMAYFGDTLSHAALLGVALGLMLDVSPTLAVTVGCVLLAVLLVTLQSRQPLASDTLLGILAHSTLSLGLVVLSFMQDVRIDLMGYLFGDLLAVGPTDLAWIIGGSALVLVLLALLWRPLLAITVHEELAKVEGLPVAAIRLSLMLLIAVVIAVAMKIVGVLLITSLLIIPAAAAQRHARTPEQMAFGASLLGIVAVCGGLSLSWFQDTPAGPSIVVSAAALFLLSFALPRRTA, encoded by the coding sequence ATGGCTGATTTTCTGCTCAACGCCCTGCTCGCAGGCCTCGCCCTGGCGTTAGTCGCCGGCCCGCTGGGTTCCTTTGTGGTGTGGCGGCGCATGGCTTATTTCGGCGACACCCTGTCGCATGCCGCGTTGCTCGGCGTGGCCCTGGGCCTGATGCTGGATGTCAGCCCGACCCTGGCGGTGACCGTCGGCTGCGTGCTCCTGGCGGTATTGCTGGTGACCCTGCAAAGCCGCCAGCCGCTGGCCTCCGACACCCTGCTCGGGATCCTCGCCCACAGCACCTTGTCGCTGGGCCTGGTGGTGCTGAGCTTTATGCAGGATGTGCGCATCGACCTGATGGGCTATTTGTTCGGCGACTTGCTGGCCGTCGGCCCAACCGATTTGGCCTGGATCATCGGCGGCAGCGCCCTGGTGCTGGTGCTGCTGGCCCTACTGTGGCGGCCGTTGCTGGCGATTACCGTGCATGAAGAGCTGGCCAAGGTCGAAGGCCTGCCGGTGGCGGCAATTCGTCTGAGCCTGATGCTGTTGATCGCGGTGGTGATCGCCGTGGCGATGAAGATCGTCGGCGTGCTGCTGATCACCTCCCTGCTGATCATTCCGGCCGCTGCCGCCCAGCGTCATGCGCGCACCCCGGAACAGATGGCGTTCGGCGCCAGCCTACTGGGCATCGTCGCGGTATGCGGTGGGCTGAGCCTGTCCTGGTTTCAGGACACGCCGGCCGGGCCGTCCATCGTGGTCAGCGCCGCAGCATTGTTTCTACTGAGTTTTGCCCTTCCCAGACGCACCGCCTGA
- a CDS encoding MetQ/NlpA family ABC transporter substrate-binding protein — protein MKKLIAAVAALAAFSAQAESLSVAATAVPHAEILEFVKPALAKEGVELNIKVFTDYVQPNVQVAEKRLDANFFQHQPYLDEFNKSRGTELVSVAGVHVEPFGAYSSKHKSLADLPQGANVVIPNDATNGGRALLLLQKAGVITLKPEAGILATPKDIVENPKAIKVRELEAATLPRVLTQVDLALINTNYALEAKLNPTKDALAIEGSDSPYVNILVARADNKDNAALQKLAKTLNSAEVKAFIAEKYQGAVVPAF, from the coding sequence ATGAAAAAACTGATCGCCGCAGTCGCTGCCCTGGCCGCGTTCTCTGCCCAGGCCGAAAGCCTGAGCGTCGCCGCCACCGCCGTACCGCACGCGGAAATCCTCGAATTCGTTAAGCCTGCCCTGGCCAAAGAAGGCGTTGAACTGAACATCAAAGTGTTCACCGACTACGTGCAGCCAAACGTACAAGTCGCCGAGAAGCGCCTGGATGCCAATTTCTTCCAGCACCAGCCGTACCTGGATGAGTTCAACAAGAGCCGCGGCACCGAGCTGGTCAGCGTTGCCGGTGTTCACGTAGAGCCTTTCGGCGCTTACTCCAGCAAGCACAAAAGCCTCGCCGACCTGCCGCAAGGCGCCAACGTGGTTATCCCCAACGACGCCACCAACGGCGGCCGCGCCCTGTTGCTGCTGCAAAAGGCCGGGGTGATTACCCTGAAGCCGGAAGCGGGCATCCTCGCCACGCCGAAAGACATCGTCGAGAACCCGAAAGCCATCAAGGTGCGTGAACTGGAAGCGGCCACCCTGCCGCGCGTGCTGACTCAGGTCGACCTGGCGCTGATCAACACCAACTACGCCCTGGAAGCCAAGCTCAACCCAACCAAGGATGCTCTGGCCATCGAAGGCAGTGACTCGCCGTACGTCAACATCCTGGTGGCGCGTGCCGACAACAAGGACAACGCCGCCCTGCAGAAGCTGGCCAAGACACTGAACAGCGCCGAAGTGAAAGCCTTTATCGCTGAGAAGTATCAGGGCGCTGTGGTTCCGGCGTTCTAA